One Mesorhizobium sp. J428 DNA segment encodes these proteins:
- the metC gene encoding cystathionine beta-lyase, producing MSGKTSGGPGTLLVSAGHAHGVSGSSVNPPVHRASTFLFDTLAAFETASRTPFDGPFYGRVGTPTTFAFEQAIAELEGGHRSIATSSGVAAISAVFLAFLDKGDHVLVVDTVYDPVRRFCGRMLSRLGIETTFYHPAMGAEIETLIRPQTRLIYMESPGSGTFDMQDVAAIVAVAKARGLRTAIDATWATPLFMKPLALGVDVSIHAATKYIVGHSDAMLGVLTANAETYDAVRRSTQDLGACAGSEECNLGLRGLRTLEVRLRHHEAAAIDIASWLEGRPQVARVLHPGLPSFPGHDIWKRQLSGSCGLFAVELVDSDPASVRSLVDGLRHFKIGFSWGGYESLILPMHPEKARQVARWDGKGALLRLHVGLETVSDLKADLAAGLERLRPL from the coding sequence ATGAGCGGGAAAACATCCGGCGGTCCTGGCACCCTGCTGGTCTCCGCGGGCCATGCGCACGGCGTCAGCGGCAGCTCGGTCAATCCGCCCGTTCATCGTGCCTCGACCTTCCTGTTCGACACGCTCGCTGCATTCGAGACGGCGAGCAGAACGCCTTTCGACGGGCCTTTCTACGGCCGGGTTGGCACGCCGACCACGTTTGCGTTCGAGCAGGCCATTGCGGAATTGGAGGGCGGTCACCGCTCGATCGCGACGTCGTCAGGTGTTGCAGCGATCTCGGCTGTATTTCTCGCGTTCCTGGACAAAGGCGATCATGTGCTGGTGGTCGACACCGTCTACGACCCGGTTCGCCGCTTCTGCGGCCGGATGCTCTCGCGGCTGGGCATCGAGACCACGTTCTACCATCCGGCGATGGGCGCCGAGATCGAGACGCTGATCAGGCCACAGACGCGACTGATCTATATGGAGTCGCCCGGCTCGGGAACGTTCGACATGCAGGACGTGGCGGCCATCGTCGCCGTGGCGAAGGCGCGCGGGCTCCGCACGGCCATCGACGCCACCTGGGCGACGCCGCTCTTCATGAAGCCGCTGGCGCTTGGGGTCGATGTCTCGATTCACGCCGCGACAAAATACATCGTCGGGCATTCCGATGCGATGCTGGGCGTCTTGACTGCCAATGCAGAAACCTATGACGCGGTTCGCCGGTCGACCCAGGACCTCGGCGCTTGCGCCGGATCGGAAGAGTGCAACCTCGGACTTCGCGGCCTGCGCACGTTGGAGGTGCGGCTACGCCATCATGAGGCTGCCGCAATCGACATCGCCTCCTGGCTAGAGGGCCGGCCACAGGTGGCGCGCGTGCTTCATCCGGGCCTGCCGAGCTTTCCCGGCCACGATATCTGGAAGCGCCAGCTAAGCGGCTCCTGTGGCCTGTTCGCCGTCGAACTGGTGGACAGCGACCCCGCCTCGGTGCGGTCGTTGGTCGACGGGCTGCGTCACTTCAAGATCGGCTTCAGCTGGGGCGGCTACGAAAGCCTCATCCTGCCCATGCACCCCGAAAAGGCGCGGCAGGTGGCGCGCTGGGACGGCAAGGGCGCGTTGCTGCGGCTGCATGTCGGCCTCGAAACTGTGTCGGATCTGAAGGCCGATCTCGCCGCCGGCCTGGAGCGATTGCGTCCGCTCTGA
- a CDS encoding sulfurtransferase codes for MDPFLVEPSWLEERLSNPRVRVIDCSWYIPETGKSALADFREAHIPGAGFFDLDAASDANSPYVNMLPSADRFTTVARSLGIGRDTLVVVYDSSYVSARVWWMFKLFGHENVRVLNGGWKRWKQEGRPVESGDGASPPVGDFSAAEPVEGVAAWNDVLAATQGNDIAVVDARTRERFTGELPSGYPGVAGGHMPGAISLPWGKMIPQNGDFTFVAPDRARELFAEAGVDLAKPVITTCGSGVTAAILAFQLARLGKRDVTLYDGSWHEWGQRDDLPKVSV; via the coding sequence ATGGATCCGTTTCTTGTCGAACCATCGTGGCTGGAAGAGCGCCTTTCTAACCCGCGCGTGCGGGTGATCGACTGTTCGTGGTACATCCCCGAGACGGGCAAGAGTGCGCTGGCGGACTTTCGCGAGGCTCATATTCCCGGCGCCGGCTTCTTCGACCTCGATGCGGCGTCTGATGCGAACTCTCCCTATGTGAACATGCTTCCCTCGGCCGATCGGTTCACGACCGTTGCGCGGTCGCTCGGCATCGGACGCGACACGTTGGTCGTTGTTTACGATTCGAGCTATGTCTCGGCACGCGTCTGGTGGATGTTCAAGCTCTTCGGCCATGAGAACGTCCGTGTCCTGAACGGAGGCTGGAAGCGCTGGAAGCAGGAGGGCCGCCCGGTCGAAAGCGGCGACGGCGCATCGCCTCCGGTGGGGGATTTCTCCGCCGCCGAGCCGGTCGAGGGCGTAGCCGCCTGGAACGATGTGCTCGCGGCCACGCAAGGCAACGACATCGCTGTGGTCGACGCCCGCACCAGGGAACGCTTCACCGGCGAACTGCCGTCGGGCTATCCGGGCGTGGCCGGCGGCCACATGCCCGGGGCAATCAGCCTGCCCTGGGGCAAGATGATCCCGCAGAACGGCGACTTCACCTTCGTTGCGCCCGACAGGGCGCGCGAGCTCTTCGCGGAAGCGGGCGTCGACCTTGCCAAACCCGTGATCACGACGTGCGGGTCGGGAGTGACCGCCGCGATCCTCGCCTTCCAGCTGGCGCGCCTCGGCAAGCGCGACGTCACGCTCTACGACGGATCCTGGCACGAATGGGGGCAGCGCGACGATCTGCCCAAGGTGTCGGTATGA
- a CDS encoding LysR substrate-binding domain-containing protein, with the protein MAHFNIRQVEAFRAVITLGSMTKAAELLGISQPAVSRLMMDFQAAVGFRLFNRQRGGAEPTEDARRLFAQVEKLFIGLEELNHQVHAIKNLSSGTISIAAMGLYANGLLPEIIAKFRKSYPDIAIKLDSQPQDRIVEWVSSGRADIGVATLPIANASIPVVELLRRPALCVFHASHEFAGRSEIHARDLASRPFVSFPRGTPFRFEVDTLFDREGVDRIMMLEASTHEAVCNLVAAETGVSIVSPYSPHLRRNSQLAFLPFFPAIPISLGLIGDEDRLSVAARCFYDFVIDYVNQIKARRQAADAARTPDTAHQPT; encoded by the coding sequence TTGGCTCACTTCAACATCCGGCAGGTTGAGGCGTTTCGGGCGGTGATTACGCTCGGCAGCATGACGAAGGCCGCCGAGTTGCTCGGCATTTCCCAACCGGCCGTCAGTCGCCTGATGATGGACTTCCAGGCTGCCGTCGGGTTCCGGCTCTTCAACAGGCAGCGGGGCGGCGCCGAACCGACGGAGGACGCGCGCCGCCTGTTCGCCCAGGTCGAGAAGCTGTTCATCGGACTGGAGGAACTCAACCATCAGGTCCATGCCATCAAGAACCTGTCGAGCGGGACGATCTCCATCGCAGCCATGGGACTCTACGCCAACGGCCTGCTGCCGGAAATCATAGCCAAGTTCCGGAAATCCTATCCCGACATCGCGATCAAGCTCGACAGCCAGCCGCAGGACCGGATCGTCGAGTGGGTGTCGTCGGGCCGCGCCGATATCGGTGTCGCGACCTTGCCCATCGCCAACGCCTCCATCCCGGTGGTCGAACTGCTGCGTCGGCCTGCTCTGTGCGTCTTTCACGCGTCACATGAGTTCGCCGGGCGCAGCGAAATACATGCCAGGGACCTGGCGAGCCGGCCCTTCGTCAGCTTTCCGCGCGGAACCCCATTCCGCTTCGAGGTCGACACCCTGTTCGACCGCGAGGGCGTCGACCGCATCATGATGCTGGAGGCCAGTACGCATGAGGCCGTCTGCAACCTGGTCGCGGCGGAAACGGGCGTATCGATCGTCAGTCCCTATTCGCCGCATCTGCGGCGCAACAGCCAGCTGGCTTTCCTGCCGTTCTTTCCGGCCATCCCGATCTCGCTCGGTCTGATCGGGGACGAGGACAGGCTCTCCGTCGCCGCGCGCTGCTTCTACGATTTCGTCATCGACTACGTGAACCAGATCAAGGCGCGGCGACAGGCCGCGGACGCGGCCCGAACTCCTGACACCGCGCATCAACCCACTTGA
- a CDS encoding molybdopterin-dependent oxidoreductase — MRSRRSAAHWGAFTAHEAEGRLVSISPFEHDPHPTALNSIWPEMLTSPMRVARPVVRKGWLADDGGAARGEDDYVAIPWDEALDMAAEEIGRVRREHGNSALFAGSYGWSSAGRIHHARTLIRRFYNSLGGFTDQVTNYSYGAAMAFLPRVVGVHNAVGSSLTAFNTIRDHCDVMLALGGIPAKNWEVNSGGFGQHRYEPFLHGIARSTRVVNVSPYKGDIEDRFPAEWLPIRPNTDTALLLAVMHVLVSDNAHDRDFLARYCQGAEVLIAYLTGKTDGVAKSPAWASTITGIDIDAIVALARSLVGKRVLVTANWSLQRARHGEQPYWAIIALSAMLGQIGLPGGGFAFGYGSSNGMGNPRYDTPLYGLPTGQNAAGYSIPCARVADLLLNPGRSFRFDGKVGIYPEIRLIHWAGGNPFHHHQDLNRLREGFRRPDTVIVNECYWTATARHADIVFPATTALERNDIGGASRDPYILAMQQVVPPVGQARNDYDIFAELATRLGCADTFTEGRTTDEWVRFAWDQISARLARRGLEPPSFERFWEDGYFEMPDPKDNYVMFADFREDPEQHRLPTPSGRIELYSEDVATMTEGRIPGHPAWLDPEEWLGADLAATYPIHLLTPQPARRLHGQMDWSAYSRAGKVREREVLQLNPEDAAARGIAEGDPVRLFNDRGACFAVARLTVGLVRGVALLPTGATYDPDGASDRNSNPNVLTRDIGTSELGQGSSAQSCLVEIEKFSGELPELRVNRPPVQHERGEDEIGVGRKGRAA, encoded by the coding sequence ATGAGATCTCGTCGGTCGGCCGCGCACTGGGGCGCCTTCACGGCTCATGAGGCGGAAGGCCGGCTCGTCTCCATCTCTCCTTTTGAGCACGACCCTCACCCCACGGCTCTGAACTCGATCTGGCCCGAGATGCTGACATCTCCCATGCGGGTCGCGCGGCCCGTCGTGCGCAAGGGCTGGCTTGCCGATGACGGTGGCGCGGCCCGCGGAGAGGACGATTATGTCGCCATTCCATGGGACGAAGCGCTGGATATGGCGGCCGAGGAGATCGGCAGGGTCCGGCGGGAACACGGCAATTCCGCCCTGTTCGCCGGCTCCTACGGGTGGTCTAGCGCCGGGCGGATCCATCACGCGCGAACGTTGATCCGCCGCTTCTACAACTCCCTCGGCGGCTTCACCGACCAGGTCACCAATTACAGTTATGGCGCCGCGATGGCGTTTCTTCCGCGCGTCGTCGGTGTGCACAATGCTGTCGGCTCATCGCTTACCGCGTTCAACACGATCCGCGATCATTGCGATGTCATGCTCGCATTGGGAGGCATTCCAGCGAAGAACTGGGAAGTCAATTCCGGCGGCTTCGGCCAGCATCGCTACGAGCCTTTTCTCCATGGTATCGCCCGCAGCACGCGGGTGGTGAACGTCAGCCCCTACAAGGGCGACATCGAAGACCGCTTCCCGGCGGAGTGGCTGCCGATCAGGCCCAACACGGACACCGCGCTGCTGCTCGCCGTCATGCACGTGCTGGTGTCGGACAACGCGCACGATCGCGATTTCCTCGCGAGATACTGCCAAGGTGCGGAAGTGCTGATCGCCTATCTGACCGGCAAGACGGATGGTGTGGCGAAGTCGCCGGCCTGGGCCAGCACGATCACCGGGATCGATATCGACGCGATCGTCGCGCTGGCCCGCAGCCTGGTCGGGAAGCGGGTGCTCGTCACGGCGAACTGGAGCCTGCAGCGCGCCCGTCACGGCGAGCAGCCATATTGGGCCATCATCGCGCTCTCCGCCATGCTGGGGCAGATCGGACTGCCCGGCGGCGGCTTCGCTTTCGGCTACGGCTCGTCCAACGGGATGGGCAACCCGCGCTACGACACGCCGCTCTACGGTCTTCCGACAGGTCAGAACGCCGCCGGCTATTCGATCCCCTGCGCCCGGGTGGCCGACCTCTTGCTGAACCCCGGACGATCCTTCCGTTTCGACGGCAAGGTCGGGATCTATCCGGAGATCAGGCTCATCCACTGGGCCGGCGGCAATCCGTTCCATCATCATCAGGATCTGAACCGGCTGCGCGAGGGCTTCCGCAGGCCCGACACGGTCATCGTCAACGAATGCTACTGGACGGCGACCGCACGCCACGCCGACATCGTCTTTCCTGCGACCACGGCCCTTGAGCGCAACGATATCGGCGGAGCCTCCCGCGATCCCTACATCCTTGCGATGCAGCAGGTCGTGCCGCCGGTCGGCCAGGCGCGCAACGACTACGACATCTTCGCGGAACTCGCCACGCGGCTGGGATGCGCGGACACCTTCACCGAAGGGCGGACGACCGACGAGTGGGTCCGCTTCGCCTGGGATCAGATCAGCGCGAGGCTGGCGCGGCGCGGTCTGGAACCGCCAAGTTTCGAACGCTTCTGGGAGGATGGCTATTTCGAGATGCCCGACCCGAAGGATAATTACGTCATGTTCGCGGATTTTCGCGAGGATCCCGAACAGCATCGCCTGCCGACGCCGTCCGGTCGCATAGAGCTCTACAGCGAGGACGTGGCGACGATGACAGAGGGCCGTATCCCTGGTCATCCGGCATGGCTCGATCCGGAAGAGTGGCTGGGCGCGGACCTCGCGGCCACCTATCCGATTCATCTGCTCACGCCTCAGCCGGCCCGTCGCCTGCACGGCCAGATGGACTGGAGCGCATACAGCCGTGCAGGCAAGGTGCGCGAGCGCGAGGTTCTGCAACTCAACCCGGAAGACGCGGCCGCGCGCGGCATCGCGGAGGGCGACCCGGTGCGCCTCTTCAACGACCGTGGGGCCTGCTTCGCTGTTGCCCGCCTGACCGTCGGCCTCGTGCGGGGCGTGGCGCTTCTGCCCACCGGGGCGACCTACGATCCGGACGGCGCAAGCGACCGCAACAGCAATCCCAATGTGCTCACGCGCGATATCGGCACATCGGAACTCGGGCAGGGGTCGTCCGCGCAATCGTGTCTCGTGGAGATCGAGAAGTTCTCCGGCGAGCTGCCGGAGCTCAGGGTCAATCGCCCGCCCGTCCAGCACGAGCGTGGCGAGGATGAGATTGGCGTGGGCAGAAAGGGACGCGCGGCGTGA
- a CDS encoding FAD-binding oxidoreductase, with amino-acid sequence MNVHSSPNRDFNVVPAETEVVIVGGGIVGACTALYLAQKSVPVVLCEKGAIGEEQSSRNWGWVRKMGRDPRELPLMIHAMKLWADLPHIVGDDLGFRTHGITYFCDEEKDLAKYEGWMKAVADYNLDTRYVSATEIGNFAPGATRKWAGGLHTASDGFAEPHIATRLIARGAEKLGARIVEGCAVRGFETKGGRVSEVVTEKGRVRCNSVVLAGGSWSGLFARNQGVKVPQLKLLSQVMRTRPLEGGPVGCGSGKGFGFRKRLDGGYNFSMRSAHPVDIVPDSFRYLKDYIPALRNEWRAMKFRIGRRSFQETLQAGSWKLDQRTPFEAIRILRPQPAHAILDQAIVNIKKLFPVFADKLIVNERMGAWIDVSPDAIPTISGVDAIPGFFVSTGYSGHGFGIAPAAGQLMAELVTGTKTVVDPTPFRHSRFIDGSQINHWPIGF; translated from the coding sequence ATGAACGTTCACAGCAGTCCTAATCGCGATTTCAACGTTGTCCCTGCCGAGACGGAGGTCGTGATCGTCGGTGGCGGCATCGTCGGTGCCTGCACGGCCCTGTATCTCGCCCAGAAGAGCGTGCCTGTGGTGCTCTGCGAAAAGGGCGCCATCGGCGAAGAGCAGTCGAGCCGCAACTGGGGCTGGGTGCGCAAGATGGGTCGCGACCCTCGCGAACTGCCGCTCATGATCCATGCCATGAAATTGTGGGCCGACCTGCCCCACATCGTCGGCGATGATCTGGGATTTCGGACCCACGGCATCACCTATTTCTGCGACGAGGAAAAGGACCTGGCCAAATATGAGGGCTGGATGAAGGCGGTGGCCGATTACAATCTCGACACGCGCTATGTGTCGGCGACCGAAATCGGCAATTTCGCGCCCGGTGCCACGCGCAAATGGGCAGGTGGATTGCACACCGCCAGCGACGGCTTCGCCGAGCCGCACATTGCCACCCGCCTGATCGCACGCGGCGCGGAAAAGCTTGGTGCGCGCATCGTCGAAGGCTGCGCCGTGCGCGGCTTCGAGACGAAGGGCGGTCGCGTATCGGAGGTGGTGACGGAGAAGGGGCGCGTTCGCTGCAACTCGGTCGTGCTGGCCGGCGGCAGCTGGTCGGGCCTTTTCGCGCGCAATCAGGGTGTGAAGGTGCCGCAGTTGAAGCTTCTATCGCAGGTCATGCGTACCCGGCCGCTCGAGGGCGGTCCGGTCGGCTGCGGCTCCGGAAAAGGGTTCGGCTTCCGCAAGCGGCTCGACGGCGGCTACAATTTCTCGATGCGCTCGGCGCATCCGGTGGACATCGTGCCGGACAGTTTCCGCTACCTGAAGGACTACATTCCCGCGCTCAGGAACGAGTGGCGGGCGATGAAATTCCGCATCGGCAGGCGCTCCTTCCAGGAAACGCTGCAAGCCGGAAGCTGGAAGCTCGACCAGCGCACACCATTCGAGGCGATCCGCATCCTGCGACCGCAGCCGGCTCATGCAATTCTCGACCAGGCCATCGTCAATATCAAGAAGCTGTTCCCGGTCTTCGCAGACAAGCTGATCGTCAACGAGCGCATGGGCGCCTGGATCGATGTCTCGCCGGACGCCATTCCGACCATCTCGGGGGTGGATGCAATCCCCGGCTTCTTCGTCTCGACCGGCTATTCGGGGCACGGCTTCGGCATAGCACCGGCGGCCGGCCAGTTGATGGCGGAGCTGGTGACGGGCACAAAGACGGTGGTCGATCCCACGCCGTTCCGTCACAGCCGCTTCATCGACGGCTCGCAGATCAACCATTGGCCGATCGGGTTCTGA